The sequence agctgaatgattccagttgactacacaaggcaagtctgcaatcaacaaactgctagtagtatggatatacgaatttcaccatcaatcaagcacatttcttccactcatctaatcataaaatcaaacatgagaagtataaagaccatgcaaattgtcgaatcaacccataaatttcaccatttcttcaatgaagttacaagtcttttacaacaacatcttggcaacaatctttgccttctctctctactctactctaattgctattctctctctatcttttaactgcttccaactattcctaactatttctaattcctaatttattGCTAAttacctttacaaaatgaaatgccagggcttatatagtgccctcaatacaattcgatggcttagatcaattcgagatcaatggccaagattttacaatgaaaaccctaattagggtttgttacaaccattacataacatttaatgcttgaccaatgataaaattgtattgcttggacacatgtcctctctagaaaattccaccaatggatagctggggtaggtacatcggagtttgtgcctccttccatgagttaggtacattgaatctggacatgttgaggtggaccacactgactggaggagtgatgactgggatgccacctcatctaacacttgtaacttggtagatattcaacttgatgttgttgagaagctatctttaattaactcttctgaaattatctgctccttcaacgaaccctttgctctaacttcttgtgtccttgatgtgcaggacgattgttgtacctcgccttggaatactggattggaagaggtcgcccttatcttgatgatgctggatcgaagaaggtcatccttgtcgatgctaggttggaggaggtcgcccttgtcaatgctaggctggatcgaagaaggtcgtccttgtccttgcttgatcgtccttgttctggcttgattttccttgatgagagccttccgacttgtagatccttcgagtTTGGGAGtcaccatcttgatacctacacaacatttcaaaattagtaatatatcttgaaatctaaaaattaaactttaaaaggaatattcaagattttaattaggaaacttcatgataaatcttgagttatcatttcctaattaaccatgtaatacttagatttttcccaaaaatgcttaaaaaaatcaaaccttgaataagggtgttaagatgattttgccatacctcttcttgataattaaaaaatagatgaattttggctaggcaaagtgtagatcaagactccctttagcaaaatgcgccccctttagcttggaaaagaactccatcttccactagcttcttcaagatctggaaattcgccttcaaatgtcttcaaaaatctggaaattatcctccaatctagcaagaaatacgcttCTCCAatggccttcaagatgaatttcgccttccttagtctccacaTTTTGTAGAAACTTGCTCCACTCTAGCTAGATTTCGCACTTCTTCTTTGCCCTTCCAAATCGCatttgaaatgatgagtgaatgatggattaaaatgtttcaaaatacccttcttatataggcgctcatctctttaattgcccataggccgacttagaaaataaggcaaataataaacaaaacttaaataaaaaggaggccgacttttttttaaaaaaacattaaaatagtatccccaagcgctctccctttttatttaatttaataattaattaatttaaatgcctttgtagttaataatttcgatttttgaaaaggttaaattaattaattaaataccttatgcgctatttttaaatgccaatttaattttttaaaatatctcAAGATTTCatcgaaattggcatttaatgtgtcatagatgatattggcgcctaggcatggcaagataatggacatcaacaagatcgctctggtccctgggagagggacaggagcgcccttacACTTTAGCCTTGCAATTCTTGTTTTTCACGTTCAACACTTCATCCTAGACGTCCAAAATGGCATTTTACTTGAAACCTtgagtttgatctattcaatttttggAATGAATGCTCCTTAGAACCATtttcaccctggtccctgggagagggacaggagcgattttgcatttataagctcacttgtgttttgctagcttcgaaaattatcttcaacggatcgattgcgtcttccttcatgcctttgatgtctcaatttgtccaaacaaggtcaggaatgactccactaagctttttcgctctggacccttggtgagggacaggagcgcttttcgttCTGGAACCTCAATGaaggtcaggagtgaaatttgacttatcaaactctctatcaggacaattttaagtataagtgacatttccttctatgtttcttctttcttatactttaagttatattccatatatactttcaggatgtttgagagtggtttcagacctccatgagttatattgcaaaatctagttttttgaggtttttcagtttccagacttagtcaaatttcaggatcaggacattccagacttagccaaatttcaggatcaggacatcactcaagccggacttgctatcctattgatcacctgggcgacactcaaaatgcaaaggctaactaacaaaaccctaaaagacccaaaaacaaaccctaaaaagcaaaaaacatgggtccccattggcaatggggcgatgtgtgaaaacatcacaacacaagGTTAAACAGTCCATTTCAGACCTTCTAACCTTGACTACATCGATATAAATATCATGATAGCTAGTTCTTGGTATAGTCTGCAACGCTGAACAGTCCATTTCAGACCTTCTAATCTTGACTACATCAATATTAATATCATGATAGCTAGTTCTTGGTGTACTCTTTTTAGTGAGGGCACTGTTCAGAAATGAGAGAGCTCATCATCATCTTGTATTAAATGAAAGACTGCATTGCAAAAATTGAAGATGGCAACACTGTCATATAAGCTATTTAATGCTTAACCTCAAAGACATTAaaagattttcttcttcttcattattaatagaatactttaccaactCAATTAATAACTAATAATCCCTTTGTGATCATCCTATTATCGATCCAAGTATGACCTATTTCCAACCGCTGTAAAGGAAAATTTATGGCCTCTGAAACGCAAACAGTATTACAAGGAAAATGGTTTTGTACCGGAGTCCTGcatttgtatttttcttttggCTGCTTTACATTTTAATAGATAAAAATAACGCCAACGTTTTTTTGGTGCGGTGGGATTTAGAGGGTTTGTTTCAGAGAATTAGGACAAGTAATAGTTGTTGGTGTACAGAGGTGCAAACAAAAGATATGTAATTATGCGACTGTGCAGTAGTACGTGAGCACGAGGCGGCAGTCTTTGAGCTCGGGCAAAATGTCTGTTTCTGATTTTGACATTAATGGCTCAGATCATTTATGTCCATTCTCAGACTAAGTGTACGGAACCTCTCTCCTTACCATAGGAGAGCGGCTATGGCGTAATCATTCAATGGATCCAATTGTTTCCTAAGTGCAGCATATTTTATTATTTAACATAGTATTGTATTTCAAATGATGGATATTTTAGTTTCAATTTCAATCATGAAGGTATCATCATGTTCTTATAAGGGAAGTGTATTAGTAGTTGTTAGTGATAACTTCACGCACCCACATATTATAAATGGAACATTGGAATTTGacgatttttttttggttttctgtatTCGATTTAATTGCaaatagctattgttttggcttttgggtagttaCCATGCATGCTGTGAAATCCATTATGCGTACAAgggtaaaaaagtacacatttcaaagtgttgtttGATACCTTCTTAAAGATGCCCCAAAAAACGtacacttaaaattgtcaatacttatgcacaaatttcCTAGTAGTCATGCACTATGGGTACCATTAAAGATGCATAGATGGACCGATTAAGGTAAAAAAAGGCTAAAAAATGGtcagctattggtacatgtgaaatttattaatgttttttttggtttctttaaagttagtaattgggggatTGGTGTGCAAGGAGTGTTCGGTTATTGGAACTATAATGGTCATTGGCTCTCAACCTAAAAGGCATCCTCATGCTTCTAGAGAAAAACAAACTTCTTGATGATATAAAATCTAAATTCATCTCATCTTTTATATCATATTTCTACATGTTTGAATCTCTGTAAGAAGTGTAATCAATTGAGCTCCAATCCTTAACTCTCAACCAAAAAGGTatcatcatgctcttagaacaaaACAAACTTGTTGATGATATCAAATCTGTCTATGAGTCTCTAGAATGCACATTTGTCCAATAAATATGGTTAAATGTGCATTGGCTGCATAGATCTTTTGATCAATTGTACTCCACCAATTGAACTTCAATTTTTTATCATCAACTAATATTAACATTACTCATAAATGATATAAAATCTAACATTCACCAAAGTTAAATATGCATATTCAATCCAGAAAGGAATtaaacaaatgaaaagtgcaattTCAATGCAGAAGGTAATTAAACAAATGGAAGGTGCATATTCATTCCAGAGAGTTTGGAGCCTATTCTACAGACCTCTAATTCTTCATTAAATGCCTGAGAAAATGGCAGGCACTACCTACAGTATACCGATTTCCCAGCTGCTTCTTAATTGCATGGCTATGGACAAGTTGACTTTGAACAAACAAGGCAGACATCACCGTCTGCGCAGAAGTCAACACGTGAATTGAAAATTAAGTGAACCATCAATCGGAAAAACATGGGTACATCTCTGTTTTGGCCTCTTGCCTACTTTTTTCGGAGATGCTTCAGAGTCCAGACATTCACAAGCGTTCAATCTGCTTTTGAATCCGTAAACTCTTATAAATCAACTGAAGTAGCTCAAAATTCCAGACGCCTAAGGCCCAGATTCATTCCAGAGAGCTTGGTGGGCATCTGAACCATCCCCTAATTTGAGTCAATTCATAGGGAATTTCAATGGTTATGGGGAATTAGGTGGATTATTTCCTGTAGATTTGGAAAGTTTCCGATCCCAACAAACGCAGACAAACATACAAACATCATTAAGTGTGAGGGAGACCCATTGTTCGAATCTGGCAGGTCAACTGTTTGCCATCTTCTGTTTTCACGAACTTTCGTGAGCCTAAAGCAAGACAAAACTCAAAAGGGAAAAAAATAATCTTTTTGTTGTGCAGGTTTTGTCAGGCTGAAGTTTCTTGTGGGCCACTGACGACATTAATAAATTTGCAAGTCAAAGGCTTTAATAATTTAACCCGTGTATTTTGACAAACCATACATTGGCAGAAGCTGTTGCCCAGATGAAACAAATGTCATCCTTATCTCCGTTTTCTGGTCTGTGGCCCCTAGTTTTATGCTATGGGCCTTGCTCATCCTACTTAACTTGGTGGTCTCTGCTTTTGAATCGGGCTTCTCCTGTGATACTTTTTCGTTTCCCATGGATCTGCCAATTGCAGGCAGGAAAAGGACCACAGAGCaagatgataatgatgttgatCTTCAGGGGATGAAGGAAACCAGTAGCTGCTACTGTAACATCATTGCAGCAGAATCACTACCTCGGCAAAACACTATTTCGTACAACTTTGATTTTTCTGATGATTTCATGAATGTTTACGATGAATCTACCCCAAACGATCAAAATGCCTTCTTGAACAGTCTCCTGACAGAACCCAAATCATCAAACCTGTTTTCCTTCCCGGAAAATGAGTCAGTGGCAGTCTCAGAGATCATCTCAAAGACAGAGTGGGCAGATGATTTGAAAGGATGTGAAGAACAGAGTCCATATTCAGGGCCGATTCTTCCTGAGATAGAGTCTGCATTGTCAATTTATGGTGGAGCAAATCGTCATTCTTGTACTTCTAATTTTTCATCTCCCTCATTTGTTGATTCATTCACCATTTTTGATTCCCTGTGTACTAAAGCCGCTCCTCCTGAGCTGAACTTAAGCTCCTGTTCTGAAAGTTACAGCTTACCAATTTCCCCATCACCTCAAGCAAACGCAAAAACACTACCCATTTCAAAAAGGCAACATTTTGGAAATTATGTGCTGGAAAAGAACGGCCCTCCTGCAACTCAAAATTCTGGGTTTAACTCTTATCAGAGTACATTTTCTCCGTATTCTTACCGCAGCTTGCCCAGTTCAATGTAAGTCTTTTAAACTATAGCAGAAGTAGCTGCAATTCACTAATTGTTTGTTCCTTGTATGCTCTATTTAATGTAGTAGTCATCTTACAGAAAACATTGTGATGTAGATTTTGAATCACAATTCATAAACTAGATATGATTCCATACATCGTTATTGTTTTATATGATCATCTTTTTTACTGTACTTACATGGATATTTATACTTGGGCTCCTTTACAATACTGTGGATTCAGAAATGAGTTGCTGTATAGAAAATTGCATCCACCCAAAAGTGAGGCAAACTATTTACTCAAGATAAAATGCCCAGAGAATCACAAGGATGACGGTTACAAATGGAGAAAGTATGGACAGAAGTCCATAAAGAATAGCCCCTACCCTAGGTATAGTCTTTCAATTTCTATCATTCTCTGTATCATTATAACTAGATTGTACACATTTTTTTGAGTCTTTGTAATGTATTTTTCTTTTGATAATGATGGATTATTGAGTATGATCTGAAATAGTGATTGAAAATCAAATGCAGTTAAATCGAGAGACAAACTTTTCTGTTTAACTTCATTGATTAACAAGAAAACTCATTTGGCCTTAACATATTTTTCTTCTTTATGATGATGAATTATTGAGTGTGATCTTAAATgtttaattaaaaatgaaatgttgttgaatctAGCAACAGTCTTTTCTGTTAAACTTAATTGGTTAACAAAAACACTCATCTGGTCATCATAATGTTCATTTCTCTTTCTGCTGATGAATCATTGATCTGAAATATCAATTGAAAAATAAACAGTCAATCTTTTCTGTTTAACTTCATTGGTTAACAAGAAAACTCATTTGATCTTCTTAACATATTTTTCTTCTTATGATGATGGATTattgagtgtgatctgaaatgtttgATTAAAAACTAAATGTTGTTGAATCTAGAAACAGTCTTTTCTATTTAACTTAATTTGGTAGCAAGAGAACTCGTCCGATCATCATAACATACTTTTCTCTTTCCGATAATGGATCATTGCATGCGATCTGAAATATAGATTGAAAAATAAGCAATCGAATTGAGAAACAATCTTTTCTGTTTAATTTAATTAGTTGACAAAAAAACTCGTTTGATTGTTCTTAATATATTTTCTCCTTTAGATGATGAAATCTAAATCATTGAATGTGATTTGAAATCCAGATTGAAAAACAAACACAGTTAAATCCGGAAGCAATCTTACCAAatccaaaatttaaatttgaaaaatgtTATATTAATGTGCAGGAGTTACTACAGATGCACAAGTCCCAAGTGCCGTGCAAAGAAGCAGGTGGAGAGATGCGTGGATGAGCCCAACACACTTGCCATCACTTATGAAGGTCTCCATCTTCACTATTCTTACTCCCCATTGCAGATTACCCAACAACCCAACTATTCTCTTCGTCAGCCAGAAAACAACATATATGAAAGGATGAACAAGAGGAAAGCTGTGATAGACAGTGTATGGAATGATtgctttaaaaattcaatacaGTCATCCGAATCTCCTGCCATGGTAGCTACCCATCAACAACTACTACAAGAAAAAGATGGGCTCTGCGAATCTTTGAAATTTGGAAGAGAAAGCAGTGATATAATTGATGGAGTGGTTGAAGAAGAAGGCGGTGGTGGGCGTAGGGATGGACTGCTCCAGGACATTGTGCCCCAACGAATAATAAAtcctttgtcctcttcttcttcttcttcatctgccTCCCAATAATGTTTTTGGTGGGGATTTATGTTTATCAAGATAAATTGACTCCATTTTAATTCAAGGAGAAGAATATATATGGCAGCTCTTTTATGCAGGTTAAATGGTAATAATGTACAGtcatattgttattttaaaaataaatttgtatAATCTGAAACAATTGTGCAGGAAGCATAAAATTTAAGGAATCTTGTCGTATAATTTTATACTGgtttgcaatcaaaatttatatgatttttcaAAGCTCTTACATGATCTTGTATTTGTTTTTTTTCACTAGTTTACCACAAATTAAAGATTGTATTAAATCTCACATACGAAGCATGGCTCAGAACTGGAACTTGAAAGTTGCAGGCTTTGTAGAAGTCAAAGAGAACAATCTAAATCAGAAGGAAAAACTACATTGTCCGTGCATAAGAGAGCGTAATTTTCTCTGAGGTGCGACAGACTTCTGactcaaaattatcaaacattcCAGATCTCTTACACTAAATATATGGTATGCAAGTGGAAATTAAAAAACATTCATTAATTACGGAAGCTTCCCAAGACCAGCAAAGATACTGAATCCGGTCATAAGCGGGGAACTTGCATGCCAATGACAAAACAAGCAAATGGGGATTCATGGAATCCCCATTACGACCTTGTCAAACTCTGTTTATAGACATAGCTAACTTCCTCCAGATCTTCCATTTTTTACTTTGCTCACCTCAAACTAATAAATTATTCACTTCGGTATATCTTTTTTAAAGAATATATAAAGTGATTTTGTAGAATTGTTTAGGTTTATTAGATGATAATTAATTTAGATTGTAGGGTTGGGATGGATTATTTAAAtatatgataattaaaaatttatgtgtatatgtgtgtatatacatatgattATTCAaatttatgataattaaaaatttatgtgtatatgtgtatacacatatatacatgtgtgtatacacatatatatgtgtgtgaggCAAACATATAAATGTGtatacgtgtatatgtatgtatgtgtgtatatacatacatatatacacacatatgcacACATTTATacacatacatttatatacatacatatatgtatgtatgtggaggagggtatttagtttttttttatagtgtTTGTTATCATGTTACAAATGTGGAAGTGATCTTATTTAGGTTAGCAAACTTGTAACTCATGGACTTGACTTAGTTGTTTTCTGTATATTGaaattcattcttcttgatttctaGTGTTTGGATTTGTTTAAGGACAAGCAATGATTACAAACGTTTTGGGAGAACTTATTAGATCGCATGGGTAATTTTCTCCTTAGTGAAATTTCTAGCAAACTAGCTATATGTCTTTTACAAAAAGTTTTAAAGGCAAGAAAGCATGTAATAGATCTAGCATGATGTGCCATGATAATTTTTAATAAGAATTGTTATATTGCTCTCATAAAATATTATATCGATAAAACTTTGTCACACTCCTTGATAACTAACTCATAGTTGGAATCCCTTAATTATACCCTCCTCCACTCAAATGAATGAATGTATGTCATTAAATACAACATCTTAGCTCACAAACCAATAAAACTTGCAATAGTTTAGCTAACAATGGCTAATAAAGTGATTGGTAAAGTATTTTAGAATTTCAAAGTTTAAGAATAAAATCTACAACTATAAAAATGACTAAGGTCAACTCCAAATATGTGGATCTAACCTAGGGTGATGAATATCTAGGGATGAAGTATGCAAAATTTGGGGATCAGTGATAACAAGAATTAGGATATGTGAGGTCATGAGCTAAATTTGAGGGAAAATATGTCACTTGTTGGCTAATTGTTGTATTTAAGACACTTTAATTTAATTAGGCCAAAAGCATAAGAGAAAAGCGCATTgagtataatttttttatttttatgtattttgctTCCACTTTGATGTGTGCATGCAAACTGCTAGTCAAGTGCATTTCAAAGCCAAACACACAATCAACATGACAATTAAAATTTTTAAACAATTAAAAGGTTACTATATTGTACAAAGTAATGGACCATTCTTCAATTCTTTTTGTAATGAACTGATGTAAGGGTGCTCCCCTCAAACATAACCAGACACGATAAACAACAACCTTAATGGAGCACACGATATGTGAACATGCaacttttcttattatctagaatAACAACTTCAAATATTAAAATTACATTCAATAAAGGGCCAATGCCTCTTACTACAAAAAAATGGGCCGCATTACATTGAAGAAATTAGACATGTCAGTCTATCCATGTTGACAATATCTGTAGTTCAACATTAAAATCCAACTCTTCAaccaacaacttcaacaacaatttCATGAAGTCTTGAATGAgattttcctttcaattcttgcgGATTAATTAATCCTCCTATATCCAAGAAGTGCGACTCCTCCAAGATGCTCCTCGAATATGTCAAAAACAAGCCTTCAATCACTTTTTGTTTAGCATAATTTAAATTTATAACTCCCCTCCCCAAATAGGTCAACTTTCTAGAGCTATAACTTGTAATTTGAAAACTTGATTGAGAATAAtagacattaagtttccacaatccatgagatattaATCAAATGTTTCCGGATTAGATTGTGTGtgaattttttgcatcaatgtttcagatcacacttcatggtccatcattaggatgatagtAGAGAGCATGCATAAGTTAAAAATTTAAAGAGCTTATTTTTTTCAAACTTAAAGAGTTTAAAGTGCTTTACAAAATTTATTTTGGGGTTGTGAAACAATCATTTTTGACCCCCTAAAAGATCATTTAAAGGTCTGAAATTTCAAGCTgaacaatttttatgagatttttgaaTCTTGTAACTTTAATATCTCATTATATGTAAATGATCTTTGGTTAATATTCTAACCATAGGCTACTTTTGCAGTTCCAAGTATTTGGAGAAATTTTCATACCCATACATGCTCAAatgccaacttactaaaaatatcaaaCTTGCTATTTTTAACCCTTATTGAAAATTTATTCACTAATccaaaatgtaataaaaatatatattttagttaTGCTCTTACACATTGCATTCTCCTACATCAAGAATGCTCCACAAAAccttagaaaataaataaaatatacaatgagtAATATTTGAAATAGATTTTGACACAAACATTaattctaaattttttgaaaatgatatatctTTAATAATAGTAAAaatcagaaggataaggatgatggtatgatgaaagaataagtatccgatatattcatctctcaatgcttctacataacatgccttatcagaaattaaccacaccaacaaataagatcacaaccataaaagcattcaccacttgacacaaatgtttatacgtggaaaacccaaataggtaaaaaccacggtgagatgagactcacgagtatagctatctgaactcttccgaAGTTCGTCCTGTttggagccaagcctgttaaagctttacaataagtcatgttaagaactaattccgattaggaatcacccgattaagggatttacaaatatgccttaatgaaaagcacaataccctgttaggagtaacctcgctggaggatttaagaatccaagctaatggaccaccttgttagaggatttaatgagtaaccaagcttgttttttattaaggaaaaaacaggttttgaaggggccccaaaaccctttacaagcataacttaaacaacaaagctacgagaaacagaaaagaacaaaaaccacaaaaaaccagcagaaaaccgaagaaaacccaaaaaagccccaaaaagccaaCAGGCCTTCCAGCATTTAGATTTTTTCCAAGGCTTTCGCCAGGGTGTTGTTGATATCATacaactctttgatgttgtctttgaagttaagGGGATCATTTGCTgaagtagccacaactttcttgatactagccctggttctcttcgcagtatCGCCCATCGGATTAGCATCAccgcttccagtctggatggtctcttcctccaggtcaagatccacgaccggtttaggagtgcaggtatgatcaacgaccttggcgatgtcctccaggttttttatgacagcagagaggatacttgggataactcccatcagatttttcattgcttcttttccctcttccaatgattttaccttattctccgtTTCCTGCTTCTAATAAatttgctctctattttcatcctccctcttttcatctgttttaatccctttcttatccaggttttttagggtctcgtaggtccatctatcaaaatccattctggcatcagagagcttcttgaggttatccaggataagccctttactagcactttccttgtcctcgctatccctatcctcagtcaggtccttcttagagtctttgttcatttccttctcagaattcacttcaatttcctcgttatccttgggttccacttcttccatcagatggctgtTGTCCTTACCA is a genomic window of Cryptomeria japonica chromosome 7, Sugi_1.0, whole genome shotgun sequence containing:
- the LOC131079311 gene encoding uncharacterized protein LOC131079311, translating into MLWALLILLNLVVSAFESGFSCDTFSFPMDLPIAGRKRTTEQDDNDVDLQGMKETSSCYCNIIAAESLPRQNTISYNFDFSDDFMNVYDESTPNDQNAFLNSLLTEPKSSNLFSFPENESVAVSEIISKTEWADDLKGCEEQSPYSGPILPEIESALSIYGGANRHSCTSNFSSPSFVDSFTIFDSLCTKAAPPELNLSSCSESYSLPISPSPQANAKTLPISKRQHFGNYVLEKNGPPATQNSGFNSYQSTFSPYSYRSLPSSINELLYRKLHPPKSEANYLLKIKCPENHKDDGYKWRKYGQKSIKNSPYPRSYYRCTSPKCRAKKQVERCVDEPNTLAITYEGLHLHYSYSPLQITQQPNYSLRQPENNIYERMNKRKAVIDSVWNDCFKNSIQSSESPAMVATHQQLLQEKDGLCESLKFGRESSDIIDGVVEEEGGGGRRDGLLQDIVPQRIINPLSSSSSSSSASQ